TCATAGGGCCAAGGTTATAGAAAGTGAAAAGTTATTCAAAGTTGGAAACTTTACTATAATGCCTTTTGAAACTAAGCATGATGCAGAAGAACCACTTGGATTTTTAATAAATCATAAAGAAATAGGAAATCTACTTTTTATAACAGATAGTTATTACTGCGAATATAACTTTAACAACTTAAATCATATTTTAGTTGAATGTAATTATAGTAAAAATATACTAGATGAAAATATAGAGAATGGAGTTATTCCAGTATCTCTAAGAAATAGGATAGTTAAAAGTCACTTTGAACTAGAGAATGTAATTGAGTTTTTAAAATCAAATGATCTAAGCAAAGTAAAGAACCTACTATTAATACATTTAAGTTCATCTAATAGTGATTCAGACTATTTCATACAAGAGACAGCTAAGGCAACAGGACTAGCTATAGATGTGGCTAGAAAAGGACTAGAAATATATTTATAAGCAAAAGAAGAAGGTGAGATAAATGGCAAAATACAGAGCTGTACAAACCGAATTTTGGGAAG
The nucleotide sequence above comes from Paraclostridium bifermentans. Encoded proteins:
- a CDS encoding MBL fold metallo-hydrolase, translated to MKLKVLASGSKGNCYLLQLKDETLILECGIRFREIVEGLDFDLENVVGCLVTHEHKDHSKAIKYLNMDGIDVYASKGTFESLGIEHHRAKVIESEKLFKVGNFTIMPFETKHDAEEPLGFLINHKEIGNLLFITDSYYCEYNFNNLNHILVECNYSKNILDENIENGVIPVSLRNRIVKSHFELENVIEFLKSNDLSKVKNLLLIHLSSSNSDSDYFIQETAKATGLAIDVARKGLEIYL